The nucleotide sequence AAGTGACTAAAGGCACAGCCACAGTGAGGAGTCAAGTTGAGAGCACAGGCCCTGAAGGGATGTAATGAGAAGGGCACTTTCCCTCTGTGGtctccctcccccaaactcaCAAGCCCAGACTAATAACGAGAAAGACATCAGACAAACTAGCAGAGGGACAGTCTGCACCTCCTTGCCCAGCCCTCCTTCAAACCGTCAGGGTCGTTCAAACCAGGCAAGTCTGAGAGACCATCCCGGCCAAGAGCAGCCAGAGGAGAACGTGATGACTAAATGTCCCACGTGGGGTCCGAGACAAGTCTTGGAGCAGCAGGAGGGCATGAGgttaaaactgaggaaatctgaataaagtattcACTTTGTTTAATAATAGTGTATTAATAATGAgttatcaatattggctcattaattgtaacaaatgtcccatAAGATGTTCCCaataggggaattccctggtggtccagcgattaagactccacgcttccactgcagggggcccaggttcaatccctggtcggggaactaagatcctgcagtctgcgtggtgcagccaaataaaataataaagagaattaaaaaaaaaaaaaaaggtgttccCAATAGAACACACTGGATATGGGGTATATAGGAGCTCTATCAGTGCAGTTTCTTTTGCATCTACAGCTGttctagaaaataaagtctatttaaaaattttgtgaaaggaagttgtttttttaaaaatcttttttatttttttggccacactgtgcagcatgtgggattttagttccctaaccagggactgaacccatgccccctgcaaaggaaactgagtctcaaccactggacctccagggaagtccttttttcactttttatttttattttttattttattttttaaagcaagtttttTATTCATACAAGAATATAAACCTatttatacttcatttatttttttattttttattaattaatttatttattaaaaattatttattttatttatttatttttggctgggttgggtctttgttgctgcgtgggggccttctctagttgccgcgagccggggctactctttgttgtggtgcgtgggcttctcactgcggtggcttctcttgttgcagagcaaaggctctaggcacgcgggcttcagtagttgtggctctccagctctagagcgcaggctcagtagttgtggcacacgggcttagtcgctccgcggcatgcgggatcttcccagaccagggctcgaacccgtgtcccctgcattggcaggcggattcttaaccactgagccaccagggaagccctacttcatttattttaaaaattattctttttttctggtttaggAAGTAGtacctatttattttaaaactggaaaacactGAAAACCCAAAGGAGGAGCCAAAGCACCTGCTGCCCTGTGCCTCGGATGTGACAGTGGGGCATCTCAGGCTTTTACTtggcctttctctctcttcagagGCACATGTGCCCACAGGTCCTTTTGTCTTCACGCAGATCGCTGCCCTTGTGCTCTCCCACCATGTTACCTGCTCTTCTATGAGGCAACTTCAGGGCATCCTAAGTGTCCCTCATGCGGATGTGCTCAAGTTTACTCCCCAATCCCTACTGATGAACTTTAAGTGATTTCCAGCCAAATTTACTTTGTTGATATTTCCACGCTGTGGGAAGCCGTCAATTTAGAATCGCTCTGTTTCTGTAACACGTTAGTAAAAGCTCACGAGCAGAAAACATTGTCACCAAGTAGCCCAGTGGCCACGCAGCTGGGAGTTGGTGTCTAGAATTGGGAGCATGGCCTATGGCAGGGTCCAGGGAGCCTCGCCATGGTCCAGCCATGAAGCAGCCGCCCAGACCATGGTGGGGACCCCGAGCTACCCCGGGCCCTGTGGGCGGGCAGTGCCAGAATGGCAAAGCAAGGAAAGATGATTTTGTTGTGATTTGTTCTCAGATTCTCAAGGCCTCTTTCAGAGAAGGagctgataatttttaaattatttattattattattttttaaagaatcaattttagggcttccctggtggcgcagtggttgagagtccgcctgccgatgcaggggacacgggttcgtgcccctgtccgggaggatcccacatgccgcggagcggctgggcccgtgagccacggccgctgagcctgcgcgNNNNNNNNNNNNNNNNNNNNNNNNNNNNNNNNNNNNNNNNNNNNNNNNNNNNNNNNNNNNNNNNNNNNNNNNNNNNNNNNNNNNNNNNNNNggaggatcccacatgccgcggagcggctgggcccgtgagccatggccgctgagcctgcgcgtctggagcctgtgctctgcaacgggagagggcacaacagtgagaggcccgcataccgcaaaaaaaaaaaaaaaaaagaatcaattttatttatttatttatttttggttgcattgggtctttgttgctgtgcgtgggctttctctagctgtggagagcgggggctcctcttcgttgtggtgcacaggcttctcattgcgtggcttctcttgttgcatagcacgggatctaggtgcacgggcttcagtagccgtggcacacgggctcagtagctgtggctcgcgggctctagaggccGCTGGCTGGGACACTTCAAAAAAATCAGtgttatgaaatattaaaaaagcagAGACTATTccataataaaggaaaatgagagacATGACAGCCAATGCAATGTATAATTCCAATCAGATCCTggtgcaaaaattaaaaatgctataAAGTGTAGtttgggggcaggtgggggaaaCTCAGGACTGTGTATTAGGTAATCATTCTTCAACTTCCCAAGTGTGGTCGCTGTGTTCAGGTTCTGTAGGAAAATGGCCTTGCTCTTAGGAGGTATCCGTGGAAGTATCTAGGGGAGAATTGTCATATCTCCAGAAttaattaatgttattattaattattaatgggGGGAGAGAGAGCACAAACAGGGCAAGgtattaataattcttttttttttggctgcagccCGCGGCATGCAGAactcccctgaccagggattgaaccctatgccccctgcagtggaagcacggagtcttaaccactggaccaccagggaagtcccaaaatattaataattcttGAATCTGGGTGAAAGATATATGAGTTTTCATTGTGCTattttgcaactcttctgtaagtttgaaattttccTAAATGAAAAGTTGGGGGAAAAACACATAAGGCTGTATATATAGTGTCagaggggattggttccaggaccccctaggataccaaaatccactgaTGCccaagtcccttgtataaaatggcatagtatttgtaTACAACTTATGCACATCCTCCcgtacactttattttatttttatttatttatttatttattggtcgAATTgctcggcttgcgggatcttagtcacccgaccagggattgaacctagggaCACGGCAGTGAAGtcccaagtcctaaccactggaccgccagggaattcccctcccatatactttaactTATTTCTAGAtgacttataatacctaatagaAAGTCAATGCTATGTCAATAGTTCCTGGCTCATGCCAAATTGAAGTTTTggtttttggaactttctggaatttttttcccccaatattttcAGTCTgctgttggttgaatccgtggatagggaacctgtggatacagagagCCAACTGTACACATGGGATGTTCATAGGAGTTAAATCTAGGAGATAGAATTACAGGCAAATTAATTACAGGCAGATTAATTACTGGcaatctttccttctctttttctgtgctGATTGGGCCTGAGCGTGTACTACTTTTACAGTcagaaaaatttcttttccttttcaaaaacatttcatatattttaaatatcttagaCTAAAAATGGGAGAGTTGAGTTTTTCCTAGGTGTTTACATGTCTAGGAGGGACAAGTAAAGTGCTCCATTATGATCCCCCCAAATAATAACTAAAACTTAACTCCCCCAGGTCAGGCTGGGGGCTGTGAGAAGAGTGAGGGTGGGCGCCTTTGGGGGTGGGGCACAGCATCTCCACTCCACTTTCCCACCGCCTCCCAGGAATCAGAGCTGAGTGGGGGCCAAGGGACAATGACAATGGGGTCCGGAAACCATCCCAGCTCTGAACCGAGCCCTGCAGGCCTCCCAGATCCCCCACTGCCGCCCTCTCCtccctgtgcccctcccccagcaacgCCAGCCCGGAAGCTGCTGGAGCTGGGTTGCCTGGTCCTCTCTgatcttctccctccccctcccccatgggcAGTAGCGCCGACTGACCGACAGAAGCAGGTGCTTTGGAGGTGGGGGCGGTGCCAGCAGCCAAGGGGTTAATGGTCCTGGCAGGGGCTCGGTGGATCACAAGGGTCAGATGTCCCTCCTGGATAGGGACAGGCACAGGCACGCAAGCTGCTATTCTAGGGCTCTGATCACGGTCACCTATTTATAGAGCTGGGGAGGGCCTCGGCCCTCCCCACACAGGCGGTGGAGAGGCTGCTCTGCTGCAATGTCACCAGCGTCACTGCCACTGCAGGCTGCTGGCATCTGCCGCTGCCACAGGCTCCGGAGCCACCAGGCACTGTGTGAAGCAGAGACGCGGCTGGCCACATGGGCAGCACCATGGAGCCCCCCGGGGGTGGGTACCTGTACCTGGGCGCTGTGACATCGCCAGTGGGCacggcccgcgtgctgcagctggCCTTTGGCTGTACCACCTTCAGCTTGGTGGCCCACCGGGGCGGCTTCGATGGCGTCCAGGGCACCTTCTGCATGGCCGCCTGGGGCTTCTGCTTCGCGCTCTCGGTCCTAGTGGTGGCTTGTGAGTTCACCCAGCTGCACAGCTGCCTGCGCCTGTCCTGGGGAAACTTCACAGCAGCCTTCGCCATGCTGGCCACGCTGCTGTCCGCCACAGCTGCGGTCATCTACCCACTGTACTTCACCCAGCTGGAGTGCCCACCCGAGCCCGCGGGCTGCACAGCCAGGGACTTCCGCCTAGCAGCCAGCATCTTCGCCGGGCTCCTCTTCCTGGCCTATGCCACGGAGGTGGCCCTGACTCGGGCCCGGCCAGGCCAGGTGGCCAGCTACATGGCCACGGTGTCGGGACTCCTCAAGATCGTCCAGGCCTTTGTGGCCTGCATCATATTTGGGGCGCTGGTCCACGACAGCCGCTACGGGCGCTACGTGGCCACCCAGTGGTGTGTGGCCGTCTACAGCCTGTGCTTCCTGGCCACAGTGGCCGTGGTGGCCCTGAGCGTGATGGGCCACACGGGGGGCCTGGGCTGCCCCTTCGACCGTGTAGTGGTGGTGTATACCTTCCTGGCTGTGCTCCTCTACCTCAGCGCTGCAGTGATCTGGCCCGTCTTCTGCTTCGACCCCAAGTACGGTGAGCCTGGGCGCCCCCCCGACTGCCTGAGGGGCAGCTGCCCCTGGGACAGCCAGCTGGTGGTGGCCACCTTCACCTATGTCAACCTGCTCCTCTACGTCGCCGACCTGGCCTACTCCCAGAGGATCCGCTTCGTGCCTACCTTGTAGCCCGACACGCAGCAGCCCACCCACCTCTGCTCTCCAGGGGCTCAGTCACCATGAGGGGACCCAGGTGAACCCAGACCTCCAGGGACAAGCCAGAGGGAGGCAGCCAGTAGAGCCATGGCTGGGCTTCTGGCAGTGCTCAGCAGGTCAGCTCAGGGAGGGGCGGAGGGGGGACAGAACAGGTCACGGAGCCCTGAACAGGTCACAGGGAAGGCGTCTCTGCCAGGCAACTCccagcccctctctctccctctctgtctatctctctgtctttttctctctctgtctctctccatctctcttcaTTTGCTGGCACACCCTGCCTCAGTGCTGGTCACTGTGACACATGAGAAGACTTTGAAGCAGGCGCTGTTGTGAcccactttgcagatggggaCCCTGAGGCTAGGATTAAGAAGTTGGCCCCAAGCGTCCATAAACGTCTGGAGACCACATTTGGGCTGAGTAAACTAAGTAGTGTGGAAAAGGAGCGTGGTGAGCCTGTGCTTCCTCTAGCCTTGAAGGAGCAGTTCCTGGAACCCTGGAAGGACAGCTATCCAAGCAGGGCCCTGCTGGGGCATCTGTGACAACtcgaggaggaggtgggaatcaGGACCCTGCCTTGCCGCCTCTGAGCGGCCACAGCTTTGGAAGCTGAGCAAGGACTCTGGTGTGGTCACACAAGGCAGCCTCATCAAGCTGGAGACAGTGCAGGCTTGGAGGGACCCATGGGGCCGGCAACACTGACAAGAGCAGAGCATGCTAAGGAGAAGCTGGATTCCCACCCAGGCAGGGAGCCACCACTGGGCCCCTGCTGTCTGCCCCGATGCGGCAGCTTCTGCAGTGCCTGCCATGGGCCCCGGGGGGCTGGCCTAGGGCAGCTCTGACCCAGGGGAGGACCAGCCTGGGGCAGCCACTGGGGCATGGAGCC is from Physeter macrocephalus isolate SW-GA unplaced genomic scaffold, ASM283717v5 random_29, whole genome shotgun sequence and encodes:
- the MYADML2 gene encoding myeloid-associated differentiation marker-like protein 2 gives rise to the protein MGSTMEPPGGGYLYLGAVTSPVGTARVLQLAFGCTTFSLVAHRGGFDGVQGTFCMAAWGFCFALSVLVVACEFTQLHSCLRLSWGNFTAAFAMLATLLSATAAVIYPLYFTQLECPPEPAGCTARDFRLAASIFAGLLFLAYATEVALTRARPGQVASYMATVSGLLKIVQAFVACIIFGALVHDSRYGRYVATQWCVAVYSLCFLATVAVVALSVMGHTGGLGCPFDRVVVVYTFLAVLLYLSAAVIWPVFCFDPKYGEPGRPPDCLRGSCPWDSQLVVATFTYVNLLLYVADLAYSQRIRFVPTL